From Schizosaccharomyces pombe strain 972h- genome assembly, chromosome: II, the proteins below share one genomic window:
- the fnx2 gene encoding vacuolar amino acid transmembrane transporter Fnx2 has protein sequence MSNPRTKSPNTNRGQGLRSERSALLNDSLSSLNGNSSYDSIKDSSKNNKDVAEVNEYPRRPESSVSVVSNSPHRQDAATTNTVSTVSVSKVLPALLLGVVLAALDNTIVASTYTKIGAEFGKFSQVSWTATAYMISCTAFQPLFGKFCDIYGRKKTLLAAYCVFGIGCFLCGTSRSLWQLVAARAIAGIGGGGMNSTVSILMSDIVPLKQRGTYQGIINVFFAIGSSLGGPVGGYFADQYTWRIGFLIQVPLIAIAFLCVYFTLNLPHHNHVSFMTRFRKIDLKGLILLIIGVTTMTCAFTLGGNVREWNDPVVISLLIASSISYLSFVYVEAFVAFEPLAPMDVLTERTCLSSYLCNFFHSVANFGWIYGMPLFFQSIKNEGAEKSGIRLIPMIIGSSLGSLLGGAVISLTGNYKKITVGSYFFGSVAALFMLRYGYSNFNWEYAVYPFSGGLGNGIAVTTTLVAIIHASPSAFQASAIATSYLFRSNGCVLGVSISSSIVQTVLGIKLRKSLDFDVDELLHHLRKDISYVHRLPEEIRQTVLDALLGSIHYSFLFVSFMFFCAFVCSMFIKNRNL, from the coding sequence ATGTCGAACCCAAGAACCAAATCTCCTAATACAAACAGAGGTCAAGGATTACGTTCAGAGCGCTCAGCTCTCTTGAATGACTCTCTGTCTTCATTAAATGGAAACTCATCATATGACTCTATCAAAGATTCTTCCAAAAACAACAAGGATGTTGCTGAAGTGAACGAGTACCCTCGTAGGCCAGAATCTTCAGTGTCTGTAGTTAGCAATTCGCCTCATCGCCAGGATGCAGCGACGACTAATACTGTGTCTACAGTTTCTGTTTCCAAAGTTCTTCCGGCGTTATTGTTGGGTGTTGTTTTGGCTGCTTTAGACAATACCATTGTCGCCTCTACGTATACGAAAATTGGTGCCGAATTTGGAAAGTTTAGTCAAGTTTCATGGACCGCTACAGCATACATGATATCTTGCACTGCGTTCCAACCATTGTTCGGAAAATTTTGCGATATCTATGGGAGGAAAAAGACTCTTCTGGCGGCTTACTGTGTATTTGGAATAGGCTGCTTCCTTTGTGGTACTTCTCGCTCTTTATGGCAGCTAGTAGCAGCTCGAGCTATTGCTGGAATTGGTGGAGGAGGCATGAATTCGACTGTAAGCATTTTAATGAGCGATATCGTGcctttaaaacaaagagGAACTTACCAAGGAATTataaatgtattttttgctaTCGGTTCAAGCCTTGGCGGACCAGTGGGTGGTTACTTTGCCGATCAATATACTTGGAGaattggttttttaattcaggTTCCCTTAATTGCTATCGCCTTTTTGTGTGTTTACTTTACTCTTAATCTTCCCCATCACAACCACGTAAGTTTCATGACCAGATTTCGGaaaattgatttgaaaGGTCTGATCTTGCTAATTATTGGTGTCACAACGATGACTTGTGCTTTTACCTTAGGTGGAAATGTTAGAGAATGGAATGATCCTGTTGTTATTTCTTTGCTGATCGCTTCTTCTATTTCATATctttcatttgtttacgtAGAAGCGTTTGTGGCTTTTGAGCCGCTGGCGCCAATGGATGTTCTTACTGAGAGAACCTGCCTTTCATCATATCTTTGCAATTTCTTTCACTCCGTTGCTAACTTTGGCTGGATTTATGGAATGCcgcttttttttcaatccataaaaaatgaaggtGCTGAGAAATCTGGCATTAGACTGATACCAATGATTATTGGCAGCAGTTTGGGTTCGCTTCTTGGAGGTGCGGTAATTAGTCTTACCGGAAATTACAAGAAAATAACCGTTGGTAGTTATTTTTTCGGTAGTGTTGCTGCCCTTTTCATGCTTCGTTATGGCTACTCGAACTTTAACTGGGAATATGCTGTTTATCCCTTTTCCGGTGGTTTAGGAAACGGCATTGCTGTTACTACTACTTTAGTCGCCATAATTCATGCTTCTCCGTCAGCATTTCAAGCTTCTGCTATTGCTACTTCATATTTGTTTAGGTCCAATGGTTGTGTCCTAGGCGTTTCCATATCATCCTCAATCGTGCAAACTGTTTTAGGAATTAAACTGAGAAAATCATTAGATTTTGACGTTGATGAATTGCTTCATCACTTACGTAAAGATATTTCTTATGTTCATCGTTTACCTGAAGAAATTCGCCAAACAGTACTGGATGCACTTTTGGGTAGCATTCACTATTCGTTTTTGTTTGTCTCATTCATGTTTTTCTGCGCATTTGTTTGCTCAatgtttatcaaaaatcGTAACCTCTAG
- a CDS encoding uncharacterized protein (DUF757 family protein, human PBDC1 ortholog), producing MLSTKIDAENAENAAEIEMQFAVKAVEQAQIYWSLLEMRKGSELKLTKYDDEIFEDLINTFPEFKDPKTASFVNEDEMKSAKGKAAWRPFLMRYEKKVDDYNFGTLLRIKNTDEYEQETTIFVPRMQFLAYEIARNRYGLNDWIKKD from the exons ATGTTAAgtacaaaaattgatgcGGAAAATGCGGAAAATGCCGCCGAG ATTGAAATGCAG tttGCAGTAAAAGCTGTTGAACAGGCTC AAATATACTGGAGTCTTTTGGAAATGCGCAAGGGAAGCGAGTTAAAGCTGACAAA ATACGATGATGagatttttgaagatttaaTAAACACCTTCCCCGAGTTTAAAGACCCTAAAACAGCTTCTTTTGTTAATGAGGATGAAATGAAGTCCGCCAAAGGAAAAGCTGCCTGGCGTCCATTTTTAATGCGCTATGAAAAGAAGGTTGACGATTACAATTTTGGTACTCTTCTTCGTATTAAGAATACTGATGAGTATGAGCAAGAAACGACTATTTTTG TCCCTCGTATGCAATTTTTGGCCTACGAAATCGCCCGTAATAGATACGGTTTGAACGATTggattaaaaaagattag
- the rad13 gene encoding DNA repair nuclease Rad13 has protein sequence MGVSGLWDILEPVKRPVKLETLVNKRLAIDASIWIYQFLKAVRDKEGNQLKSSHVVGFFRRICKLLFFGIKPVFVFDGGAPSLKRQTIQKRQARRLDREENATVTANKLLALQMRHQAMLLEENNKKATALANASVQNERQMPSSMTLDNSEIKPVLNQRKNYLKPDPYQLPEMDVSFDKLGSSYDPRIMSQDELTQYVSSFTKIEDINLFDFSNIDFDSELFQSLPDTDKYSILSAARLRSRLRMGLSSEQLSEMFPNRMDFSRFQIERLKERNDLTQRLMDFTGMNEFGPSRVVSEKNREYILVKNEGAEGGWALGVISGSTNNEPIIIDDEATKLSSNLIDEDEDEAFYDVPLPSRSHSMNPRELVAAKLKEIKENSFSENQQSDEADYNVTDDLILQLATQQSLEENKKSKELFSLSASEFDKLNSEKKTFEILSTDIPAEDSMNSLLNDEENLKLEHVGDVSNDSLAFAEKKHPENGTSIFMDALPSASREKKTNDLIDPLPFQPMDWGKSIFFEKLKKPTETFMDSKTDIPSEAPDNSKLVEDTNLHTINATVNIESDLDAAKPGIENPIISPLLPVKDDEKDLDLRELNPLEPFENMKEQADDGTVTNPLNVSSDKAMSVYLLSSENAKDTGDIKSESIDAVLPTLETSSPSLSIPTDFQKEASPNKGAAALSSKVEPEVVEKLLDEEEEEMIIRMAEEEKEYDRFVSELNQRHETEEWNQEAFEKRLKELKNQKRSEKRDADEVTQVMIKECQELLRLFGLPYIVAPQEAEAQCSKLLELKLVDGIVTDDSDVFLFGGTRVYRNMFNQNKFVELYLMDDMKREFNVNQMDLIKLAHLLGSDYTMGLSRVGPVLALEILHEFPGDTGLFEFKKWFQRLSTGHASKNDVNTPVKKRINKLVGKIILPSEFPNPLVDEAYLHPAVDDSKQSFQWGIPDLDELRQFLMATVGWSKQRTNEVLLPVIQDMHKKQFVGTQSNLTQFFEGGNTNVYAPRVAYHFKSKRLENALSSFKNQISNQSPMSEEIQADADAFGESKGSDELQSRILRRKKMMASKNSSDSDSDSEDNFLASLTPKTNSSSISIENLPRKTKLSTSLLKKPSKRRRK, from the coding sequence ATGGGGGTTTCAGGTCTTTGGGATATTTTAGAACCGGTAAAAAGGCCTGTCAAGCTAGAAACACTTGTTAACAAACGGTTGGCAATTGACGCTTCAATTTGGATTTATCAATTCTTAAAGGCCGTACGTGACAAAGAAGGAAACCAGCTGAAAAGCAGTCATGTTGTAGGATTTTTTAGAAGGATATGCaaactattattttttgggATTAAACctgtatttgtttttgatgGAGGAGCGCCGTCATTGAAACGCCAAACTATCCAAAAAAGACAAGCCAGAAGACTCGACAGGGAGGAAAATGCCACGGTCACGGCCAATAAACTTCTGGCTTTGCAAATGAGGCATCAGGCAATGCTTTTAgaggaaaataataaaaaagctaCTGCATTGGCAAATGCCTCGGTTCAAAATGAGAGACAAATGCCTTCATCTATGACATTGGATAATTCAGAAATTAAGCCAGTACTtaatcaaagaaaaaattatttgaagCCTGATCCATACCAACTACCTGAAATGGACGTTTCGTTTGATAAGTTAGGGTCGAGTTACGACCCTCGAATTATGTCCCAGGATGAGCTTACACAATATGTCTCTAGTTTTACTAAAATTGAagatataaatttatttgatttttcaaatattgattttgaCTCTGAATTATTTCAATCATTACCCGATACGGATAAATATAGTATTTTAAGTGCAGCAAGATTACGCTCTCGTTTACGAATGGGTTTAAGCTCTGAACAACTTTCCGAGATGTTTCCTAATAGAATGGATTTCTCTCGTTTTCAAATTGAGAGACTGAAGGAACGTAACGATTTAACTCAGAGATTAATGGACTTTACTGGAATGAATGAGTTTGGACCCTCTAGAGTAGTAAGTGAAAAAAACCGAGAATAtattttagtaaaaaacGAAGGTGCTGAAGGTGGATGGGCTCTCGGTGTTATCTCAGGATCTACAAACAATGAACCTATTATTATTGATGATGAGGCTACAAAACTTAGCAGCAATCTTATAGACGAAGACGAGGATGAGGCATTCTACGATGTGCCTTTACCTAGCCGATCTCATAGCATGAACCCTAGAGAATTGGTAGCCGCTaaattaaaggaaataaaagaaaattcattttcggAAAATCAGCAATCAGATGAAGCAGATTATAATGTTACTGATGATTTAATACTTCAATTAGCAACCCAGCAATCTCTAgaggaaaacaaaaaatcaaaagagCTGTTTAGTCTTTCGGCTTCTGAGTTTGATAAGTTGAATAGCGAGAAAAAGACGTTTGAAATTTTGTCGACCGATATTCCTGCAGAGGATTCAATGAATTCACTTCTTAACGACGAGGAAAATTTGAAACTTGAACATGTTGGAGATGTTTCCAATGATTCATTAGCATTCGCGGAAAAAAAGCATCCTGAAAATGGgacttcaatttttatgGATGCCCTTCCATCTGCGAGtagagagaaaaaaaccAATGATTTAATTGATCCTTTACCTTTTCAGCCTATGGATTGGGGAAAGTCTATTTTTTTCgagaaattaaagaaaccAACTGAAACATTTATGGATTCTAAAACTGATATACCAAGTGAGGCACCGGATAATTCTAAACTTGTGGAAGATACAAATTTACATACTATTAATGCAACAGTTAATATTGAATCCGATTTAGACGCTGCTAAACCTGGAATTGAAAATCCAATTATTTCACCTCTTCTTCCGGTAaaagatgatgaaaaagatttagaCTTACGTGAACTCAATCCTTTGGAACCCTTTGAGAATATGAAAGAACAAGCTGATGATGGCACAGTTACCAACCCATTAAATGTTTCTAGTGATAAGGCCATGTCAGTGTATTTATTGAGCTCCGAAAATGCTAAGGATACTGGGGATATCAAATCCGAATCAATTGACGCTGTTCTTCCTACTTTAGAGACCAGCAGCCCTTCACTTAGCATTCCAACTgactttcaaaaagaagccTCTCCAAATAAAGGAGCTGCTGCCTTGAGTTCGAAAGTAGAGCCTGAAGTGgttgaaaaacttttagatgaggaagaagaggaaatgATTATCAGGATGgcagaagaagaaaaggaatatGATCGGTTTGTTTCAGAACTCAATCAACGACATGAAACTGAAGAGTGGAATCAAGAGGCCTTTGAAAAAAGGTTGAAAGAGctcaaaaatcaaaaaaggtCTGAAAAACGTGATGCGGATGAGGTCACTCAAGTAATGATTAAAGAATGTCAAGAACTTCTGCGTTTATTTGGCTTACCATATATCGTTGCTCCTCAAGAAGCAGAAGCCCAGTGTTCTAAACTTTTGGAGCTAAAGCTGGTTGATGGGATTGTTACTGATGACTCAGACgtgtttctttttggtGGAACTCGGGTATATCGAAATATGTTTAATCAGAACAAATTTGTCGAACTCTATTTAATGGATGATATGAAAAGAGAATTTAATGTGAATCAAATGGATTTAATTAAGTTGGCACATCTTTTGGGAAGTGATTATACTATGGGACTTTCTAGGGTAGGTCCAGTTCTTGCACTGGAGATTTTACATGAATTTCCTGGTGACACTGgactttttgaatttaaaaaatggtttcAACGTTTATCAACTGGACACGcatcaaaaaatgatgttAATACGCCagtaaaaaagagaattaaCAAGTTGGttggaaaaattattttaccaTCAGAATTTCCTAATCCGTTAGTTGATGAAGCTTATCTTCATCCGGCCGTGGATGATAGCAAGCAATCGTTTCAATGGGGCATACCCGACCTTGACGAGTTACGCCAGTTTTTGATGGCTACTGTGGGTTGGTCAAAACAACGAACTAATGAAGTTTTACTTCCGGTTATACAAGACATGCATAAAAAGCAATTCGTGGGTACACAGTCCAATTTGACTCAGTTTTTTGAAGGTGGTAATACTAATGTATATGCGCCGAGAGTTGCATACCATTTTAAGAGTAAACGGCTTGAAAATGCTctttcatcttttaaaaatcagATTAGCAATCAAAGCCCAATGAGTGAAGAAATTCAGGCAGACGCAGATGCATTTGGTGAATCTAAAGGATCAGATGAACTACAAAGCCGTATTCTTagaaggaagaaaatgatgGCAAGCAAAAATTCCTCTGATTCAGATTCAGACTCTGAAGATAACTTTTTAGCAAGTTTAACTCCGAAGAcgaattcttcttcaatttctatTGAGAATCTACCTAGAAAAACCAAGCTTAGTACTAGCTTACTAAAAAAACCcagcaaaagaagaagaaaataa
- a CDS encoding Sad1-UNC-like protein codes for MVKRRLSAFGNAFLIYFIIFRLCCCSPQTSHWCKYPALCLKSPDTHNENLVCDAYLSVIATKSEEKEASNPTTWDFTPTNKYQEPSFHTKTSLNGSDTISSNFLSKYEYSNGTSTSEFIDSISPPLVNETSTISSSKKLEQNYSVTEVIDTNIITSSSVTLPISEDGSSTSAAATIDSNIDEKTVAFSEEKRFNFASTDCAAAVIKTNPEAVGSSSILTENKDKYMLNKCSAENKFVVIELCEDIYVDTVQIANFEFFSSIFRDFKVSVSGKYPKYESSWMELGTFTALNLRTLQSFHIENPLIWAKYLKIEFLTHYGSEFYCPVSLLRVYGKTMIEEFEEANEDFLEQKVNDGSAIKADEIRKPQESPIFVDEEDTDVQSKPVRKNPSVELNSTDTLLSSTVISKSLSTVVIGNETGKSESYPATSTRSFNDISPSSSSSYSTAQISTFPSNQESIYKNINKRLSTLEERKKAFDEIVEKILTNYGKHNAKNMNFTQLLHELNSTLQLEISKLSKSVVKPSLFALQAKLELLSAENEYFQSQITSLYQESSFQKRLLMLQLTVLIVLTVYMAVSRLPENLPTTRSSSNNPIEASRPPFSRDEQDISKANDFRVSASSAVYTVGPELLQRKKRDPNTSIRSIHEREQDKIIHSRSHSVC; via the coding sequence ATGGTCAAAAGAAGATTGTCTGCATTTGGAAATgcctttttaatttattttattatatttcgGTTATGCTGCTGCTCTCCACAAACGAGTCATTGGTGTAAATATCCGGCATTGTGTTTGAAGTCACCAGATACGCATAACGAAAATTTGGTATGTGATGCGTACCTTTCTGTGATTGCTACCAAAtctgaagaaaaagaagctaGCAACCCTACAACATGGGATTTCACTCCCACAAATAAGTACCAGGAACCTTCGTTTCACACAAAAACGAGTTTGAATGGAAGTGATACCAtttcttctaattttttgtcaaaATATGAATATTCCAATGGAACAAGTACTAGCGAATTTATAGATTCAATTAGCCCACCATTGGTGAACGAGACGTCTACAATTTCATCCTCAAAGAAGCTAGAGCAAAACTATTCTGTAACGGAAGTTATTGATACTAATATTATTACTAGTTCTTCGGTTACTCTACCAATTTCTGAGGATGGTTCCTCTACTTCAGCAGCAGCTACAATTGATTCAAATATAGATGAAAAGACTGTTGCATTCtcagaagaaaaaagattcaaCTTTGCTTCAACTGACTGCGCTGCTGCTGtcattaaaacaaatccTGAAGCAGTCGGATCTTCTTCGATTCTGACCGAAAACAAAGACAAATATATGCTGAACAAATGTTCCGCTGAAAACAAGTTCGTGGTAATTGAACTTTGTGAGGATATTTATGTCGATACAGTTCAAATTGCCAActtcgaatttttttcaagtataTTTCGTGATTTCAAGGTCAGTGTAAGCGGTAAATATCCAAAATACGAGTCTTCTTGGATGGAATTGGGTACATTTACGGCCTTAAACCTAAGGACTCTTCAATCTTTTCATATTGAGAACCCTCTTATTTGGGCGAAGTATCTTAAAATAGAGTTTTTAACTCATTATGGGTCAGAATTTTATTGTCCTGTAAGCCTACTTAGGGTTTATGGAAAAACTATGATagaagaatttgaagaagcaAATGAAGACTTCTTAGAACAAAAAGTGAACGACGGAAGCGCTATTAAAGCAGATGAAATCCGGAAGCCTCAAGAAAGTCCTATTTTTGTGGACGAAGAAGATACCGATGTTCAAAGCAAACCAGTGAGAAAGAATCCATCAGTCGAGTTGAATAGTACAGACACCTTACTTTCTTCTACTGTGATATCTAAGTCTTTGAGCACTGTTGTTATAGGAAATGAAACAGGAAAAAGTGAATCATATCCTGCAACATCAACTCGCTCTTTTAACGATATTTCtccatcttcttcatcttcttaCAGTACCGCTCAAATATCTACCTTTCCTTCTAATCAGGAAAGCATTTAcaaaaacataaataagCGTCTTTCTACCTTAGAAGAACGGAAGAAGGcatttgatgaaattgtagaaaaaatattaacaaattatGGTAAGCACAATGCCAAAAACATGAATTTTACGCAGCTATTACATGAATTGAACTCGACCCTTCAATTAGAAATTTCGAAATTGTCGAAAAGTGTCGTTAAGCCGTCTTTGTTTGCTCTCCAAGCTAAACTTGAGCTTCTTTCTGCAGAAAATGAATACTTTCAGAGTCAAATTACTTCACTATATCAAGAATcatcttttcaaaagcGACTTTTAATGCTTCAACTCACGGTTCTAATCGTTTTAACAGTGTATATGGCCGTATCGAGGCTTCCAGAAAATCTGCCAACAACCCGTTCATCTTCAAACAACCCTATTGAGGCTTCAAGACCACCTTTTTCACGTGACGAGCAAGATATTTCGAAGGCCAACGATTTTCGCGTTAGCGCTTCCTCAGCGGTTTATACCGTTGGACCTGAACTActgcaaagaaaaaagcgAGATCCAAATACCAGCATACGCAGTATACACGAAAGAGAACAAGATAAAATTATACATTCTAGGAGCCATTCAGTATGCTAA
- the fma1 gene encoding methionine aminopeptidase Fma1, with translation MATEIAKHICCGIDCNNEADRLQCPKCLNDGVKSYFCGQECFRNSWNIHKHLHRPPNVEKREDGTYNPFPKFHFAGSLKPVYPLSPIRKVPPHIKRPDYAKTGVSRSEQIEGRSFKLKRLTPKEQEGMRKVCRLGREVLDAAAAAVRPGTTTDELDSIVHNACIERDCFPSTLNYYAFPKSVCTSVNEIICHGIPDQRPLEDGDIVNIDVSLYHNGFHGDLNETYYVGDKAKANPDLVCLVENTRIALDKAIAAVKPGVLFQEFGNIIEKHTNSITEKQISVVRTYCGHGINQLFHCSPSIPHYSHNKAPGIARPGMTFTIEPMLTLGPARDITWPDDWTSSTASGRCSAQFEHTLLVTETGCEVLTARLPNSPGGPLK, from the exons ATGGCTACTGAAATTGCAAAACATATTTGTTGCGGTATAGATTGTAATAATGAAGCTGACAGACTGCAATGTCCCAAATGTCTAAATGACGGAGTTAAATCTTACTTTTGTGGACAG gaatgcTTCAGGAACAGCTGG AATATTCACAAACATCTTCATCGTCCACCGAATGTAGAAAAGAGAG AGGATGGAACTTACAATCCTTTcccaaaatttcatttcgCAGGTTCATTGAAACCAGTTTATCCGCTTTCGCCTATACGCAAGGTTCCTCCACATATAAAAAGACCTGACTATGCGAAGACAGGAGTCTCTCGTAGCGAGCAAATTGAAGGTCGAAGCTTCAAACTGAAGAGATTGACACCCAAGGAGCAGGAAGGTATGCGTAAAGTATGTAGACTTGGTAGAGAGGTACTTGATGCTGCCGCTGCTGCCGTCCGTCCTGGAACAACTACCGATGAACTTGATAGTATTGTTCATAATGCATGCATTGAACGTGATTGTTTTCCAAGCACCCTTAACTATTACGCGTTCCCAAAAAGTGTTTGTACTTCTGTGAACGAAATCATCTGTCACGGAATTCCAGATCAAAGGCCACTTGAGGATGGTGATATTGTAAACATTGATGTTTCCCTTTACCATAACGGTTTTCATGGTGACCTAAATGAGACTTACTATGTTGGAgataaagcaaaagcaaatcCTGACCTCGTTTGCCTTGTAGAAAATACGAGAATTGCTTTGGATAAAGCAATTGCTGCGGTAAAACCGGGAGTATTGTTTCAGGAATTCGGaaatattattgaaaaGCATACAAATAGCATTACTGAGAAGCAGATTTCTGTCGTCCGCACATATTGTGGACATGGAATCAACCAGTTATTTCACTGTTCTCCTAGTATTCCTCATTATTCCCACAACAAGGCACCTGGAATTGCTCGCCCAGGAATGACTTTTACAATCGAACCTATGCTTACTCTAGGTCCCGCCCGAGACATTACCTGGCCGGATGATTGgactagttcaactgcaTCTGGACGCTGTTCTGCTCAATTCGAACATACACTGTTAGTTACAGAGACTGGTTGTGAAGTTTTAACAGCCAGACTCCCCAATTCACCTGGAGGGCccttaaaataa
- a CDS encoding DNAJ domain-containing protein type Caj1/Djp1, which translates to MVQRVVDRDYYDILNISVDADGDTIKKSYRRLAILYHPDKNRENPEAAREKFQKLAEAYQVLSDPKLREKYDKLGKVGAVPDAGFEDAFEFFKNLFGGDSFRDYVGELNLLKELCKMINEEPELKAIEDTEESKKQLQREESKEADRLLQERIDVLCKNLLDKLSIWTETDMSDRVTDAFKQKMQFEAELLKDESFGNEMLHAIGSTYVQRANILIQSQSFLGIRGVWGSLCAKGTLLKDTWNTVVSAVDVQSSAAALAKAEEGEEQWSKEKRDEAARELTGKVLSATWKGTRFEVQSVIRTVSDKILYDKAVPLEKRINRANALLMIGQVFLKVAPNEKSDANYFEDLMNDRGK; encoded by the exons ATGGTTCAAAGAGTTGTCGATAGAGATTATTATGATATTCTAAACATTTCTGTTGACGCAGATGGTGAcactataaaaaaatcatatcG TCGGTTGGCGATCCTTTATCATCCTGATAAAAACAGGGAAAACCCTGAAGCAGCTAgagaaaaatttcaaaag TTAGCAGAAGCATATCAAGTTCTCAGTGATCCAAAGTTAAGGGAGAAGTACGACAAACTTGGAAAAGTTGGTGCGGTTCCGGATGCTGGATTTGAAGATGCtttcgaattttttaaaaatctattTGGTGGGGATTCTTTTCGAGATTATGTTGGCGAGTTGAATTTGTTAAAGGAATTGTGTAAGATGATTAATGAAGAACCTGAATTAAAAGCTATCGAGGATACTGAGGAGTCTAAAAAGCAACTTCAGCGAGAAGAATCGAAAGAAGCCGACCGTCTATTGCAAGAAAGAATAGACGTATTATGTAAAAATCTTTTGGATAAACTTTCTATATGGACTGAAACCGATATGTCTGATAGAGTGACTGATGCTTTCAAACAGAAAATGCAATTTGAAGCAGAATTACTAAAAGATGAGTCATTTGGGAATGAAATGCTTCATGCGATTGGTTCCACATATGTGCAACGTGCGAACATACTTATCCAATCCCAATCTTTTTTGGGTATCAGAGGTGTATGGGGAAGTCTTTGTGCAAAAGGAACTTTATTGAAAGACACTTGGAATACGGTTGTTAGTGCTGTAGATGTTCAGTCCTCTGCAGCTGCGTTAGCAAAAGCAGAAGAAGGTGAAGAGCAATGGtccaaagaaaaaagagatgAAGCTGCCCGTGAACTAACTGGTAAAGTTTTATCTGCAACATGGAAAGGAACGCGTTTTGAAGTTCAAAGTGTGATAAGAACTGTGAGCGACAAGATTCTTTATGATAAAGCTGTTCCTCTTGAGAAAAGGATAAATCGCGCTAATGCCTTGCTTATGATAGGTCAGGTATTTCTGAAAGTCGCGCCAAACGAAAAGAGTGACgctaattattttgaagaCTTAATGAACGACAGAGGTAAATAG